Proteins from a genomic interval of Medicago truncatula cultivar Jemalong A17 chromosome 3, MtrunA17r5.0-ANR, whole genome shotgun sequence:
- the LOC11425747 gene encoding protein phosphatase 2C 53, with product MEEMSVAVPLIAGNSVCDNQTIATHMDVSAIKMMANAELISNAITTISADTTFISSGEDHIGDNLDDVVGVSAVPPPLHGREGEILLLNMISQSSDELLVPEVDEDDSLSLEGDPIIYSTLSVTSENGSVCGDEFFSAEDNSYFRARSSMDIDKNISSVEIVARAAVIDESNVETDIMSEPLAVALSIGDETGVRSVPLPTTVALHQLPLKKGVSGTVGRSVFELDCTPLWGFTSLCGKRPEMEDAVAIAPRMLKIPIQMLNGNSKYDGMNKDGMNKDFSQQTIHFFGVYDGHGGSQVANYCRDRMHLALIEEIELFKEGLIIGGTKDDCQDLWKKAFTNCFSKVDDEVGGKVNGDPVAPETVGSTAVVAIVCSSHIIVSNCGDSRAVLCRGKEPMPLSVDHKPNRDDEYARIEAAGGKVIQWNGHRVFGVLAMSRSIGDRYLKPSIIPEPEVTFIPRAKDDECLILASDGLWDVMTNEEACDLARRRILLWHKKNGSKLSLVRGEGIDLAAQAAAEYLSNRALQKGSKDNITVVVVDLKAQRKFKTKT from the exons ATGGAGGAGATGTCAGTTGCAGTGCCATTAATAGCAGGTAATTCAGTGTGTGATAATCAAACCATAGCTACTCACATGGATGTTTCGGCAATTAAGATGATGGCCAATGCAGAGCTGATATCAAATGCTATAACTACGATATCCGCTGATACTACTTTTATTAGTTCTGGTGAGGATCATATTGGTGACAATCTGGACGATGTGGTTGGTGTTTCAGCAGTCCCACCGCCTTTGCATGGGAGAGAAGGGGAAATTCttttgttgaatatgatatcTCAAAGTAGCGATGAACTTTTAGTCCCAGAAGTTGACGAGGATGATTCATTATCATTGGAAGGGGATCCAATTATTTATAGCACTCTATCAGTAACTAGCGAGAATGGTAGTGTTTGTGGAGATGAATTCTTCAGCGCTGAAGATAATTCGTATTTTAGGGCAAGGAGTTCGATGGACATAGATAAGAACATATCCTCTGTCGAAATTGTTGCTAGGGCTGCTGTTATCGACGAGTCAAATGTGGAGACAGATATTATGAGTGAACCTCTTGCTGTAGCATTGAGCATTGGAGACGAAACAGGAGTTAGATCAGTACCGTTGCCTACTACAGTTGCTCTTCATCAACTGCCTCTTAAAAAAGGGGTGAGTGGAACAGTTGGTCGGAGTGTTTTTGAATTGGATTGTACCCCACTTTGGGGGTTTACATCTTTATGTGGAAAGAGACCTGAGATGGAAGATGCTGTTGCGATTGCACCTCGGATGTTGAAAATTCCTATTCAAATGCTAAATGGTAACAGCAAATATGATGGAATGAACAAGGATGGAATGAACAAGGATTTTAGTCAGCAGACAATTCATTTCTTTGGAGTCTATGATGGCCATGGTGGCTCTCag gTTGCAAATTATTGTCGAGATCGTATGCATTTGGCCTTAATTGAGGAGATAGAATTGTTCAAGGAAGGTCTAATAATTGGAGGTACCAAGGATGATTGTCAAGATTTATGGAAAAAAGCTTTCACtaattgtttttcaaaagttgACGATGAAGTTGGGGGAAAAGTTAACGGTGATCCTGTTGCACCAGAAACTGTTGGTTCCACTGCCGTTGTAGCTATTGTTTGTTCATCCCATATCATTGTTTCAAATTGTGGTGATTCGAGAGCGGTTCTATGTCGTGGAAAAGAACCGATGCCTTTATCTGTGGATCATAAA CCAAATCGAGATGATGAATATGCAAGAATCGAGGCAGCTGGTGGCAAGGTGATACAATGGAATGGTCATCGTGTATTTGGGGTTCTTGCAATGTCAAGGTCTATTG GTGATAGATATTTGAAGCCATCAATTATTCCCGAACCAGAAGTTACATTCATCCCTCGTGCAAAAGATGATGAATGTCTCATTTTGGCTAGTGATGGCTTGTGGGATGTCATGACAAATGAAGAGGCATGCGACTTAGCTCGTAGGCGCATACTTCTTTGGCACAAGAAAAATGGCTCAAAGCTGTCCTTAGTAAGGGGAGAGGGAATCGATCTTGCCGCACAGGCAGCTGCAGAGTACCTATCAAACCGTGCTTTGCAGAAAGGAAGCAAAGATAACATCACTGTCGTCGTAGTAGATTTGAAAGCTCAGCGAAAATTTAAGACTAAAACATGA